From Ignavibacterium sp.:
TATTGGAAAGGACATTTTGCATATTCCTCAAGTTGAGTTGCAGAGTAAGTTCTGTCTGATAATGCCTTCAGTTTTTCTAATGATTCTTTGCTCAATTGCTCTGACAAGAAACCATTATATGGATTTTCATCAAACGGATTCTGAAATCTTTGTTCATCAATACTTATTTCTTCAATCAGATTCTCAGGTTCAATTCCTGCTGCGATTAAATTCTTATTTACTTGTTCAGATTTAATCTCATCTTTTTTAATTGTCGAAAGAAGTTCTTTTTCCGAAGCTATAACAAAATCATAATCAGAGCTTTTGATTTCAGAAGTCAGAACAAGATCTTTCAAATCTTTTATGAATGTTGAAGGTGTAAATTGTTTTCTTTCATCAGAATTCGGATAAGTCAGATACAAGACTTTTTTAACCGTACACAATGCCTGATAAAAATGATATCGCTCTTCGAGAATATGTTTATAATCTTCTTTTCTGAATGAACCGCTTAAAAATATTTCGGGTTGATATCGTGTGGGAAATTCTCCGTCAGTCATTCCGCCTATAAAAAGATAATCAAAGTTCAATCCTCTGATTTCATTGATTGATGTTACAAGAATTCCCGAATCAATTTTTTCACGAAGATTGTATCGCGCAAACTGAAGTGCCGTTTTAATGTTCCTCAAATAAAATGAAAGACTGTGTTTTGACTTTTCACCAAACTCAATTTTCATCAGCTCAAAAAGATTATGAACTGTTTGAACAAAACTTGTAATTGCTCTTACATTTTTTTCAGCGTAATCTTTATGATCATTTATTGCTTTGGGAATCAACTGAAGTCTTACAATCAGATTATCAAGTTCATTACGGAATTCATCAACGGTTAATTTCGATTTAAATGGATTCAGTATTTCAGCAATTGATATAATATCCTCTTTTGCTTTCAGATAATTTTCTTCAGGTAAAAAATTTCTTTCGTCATCTTCATTAATAATTTTAATTTCTTCCAGAGCATTATCAATAGTTTCAATCCAGTTATTATAGCCGGCAACTATCTTTAAGTTTGAAGCAACCTGAAGCAGATTTGATAAATCAATTCCATCAAGCTCAATCCATCTTCCGCTTAATGTTCTGAAAATATTTTTATAGAAAAAATTGTTCTCTATAATTTCCAGAAGATTTATCAGTGCAATGATTGGCTGAGATTCGCTCAGAGCGAATCTGTCTGTTAAATTAAAAGGTAAACCATATTCTGTAAATACATCCCGCACAACTTTCGAATGCTCTGAAATCAGATTAAAAGCAACACAGATTTTTTCAGGTGGAATTTTTTCTTCGAACAATAATCGTTTAATTTCTTTTGCTATGAACTCGATTTCTTTTTCCGGTGTTGCAGGATTAACAATAAAAATTTTCTCATTAACTGATTGAGGTTTATGCTTTTGATAATCAAATAATTTCTCGCGAATAACAGAATGGAAATGAAGATTCTGTGATTCAGATAAATCAGTTATTTCTTTAAATCCTTTCTTCTGAAACTTCGTAAAGCATTCGTCAAGATGTCCGAACAGTGCAGAATTGAATTTGTAATAATCAAACTGAATGAAAAAATCTTGGCGACATTCAGAAATTCTGTTAAGCAACTCAATTTCAGGATTACTGAATTCATCAAATCCATTTATCAAAACAAAATTAACTTCATTAAACAATTCATCGAATGCTTTCTTAAAATCTTTATTGGAAAGTTCATTCAGAAATTTATAAACATCGCCTATTTCAAATAAATTATTCTGCTTGCATTCGTTAAAATATTCGGTGTAGATTTTCGCAATATCAATCGCTTTGTTTTTTTCACTTCCCGAAAGATTCTCCGCTAACTCAAAAAGTAAATCTGGAGAAACACCATTTCGCTTGTATTCAGAAATTACATTTTTAATTCTGTCAAGTGTGCCTGCAGGAATTTCATCTTTATAATTTGCAAAGTAAGATGGTTTTATTTTATTGAAAGCTTTATTAAGAAGTACAACTGCTGTCGCATCATCAAGAAGAAAAAATTCACTAAGGTTTGTAATCTTGAACAATCCTAAACTCAAAGTTGATAAAGTATGAATGTGAAGATTGGCTGTTGCCCCATTTGGTGAAAGTGAAATCAATTCTCTTTTCAGTGAACGCACTTTCCTGTTTGTAGGGACAACGATAAGAGTTTCATTCAGCTTTTCATTCTGAATTTTTTCATTCAGAATAAAATCAATATCAATCTTCTTTAAATTCTTTTTTGAAAGAATCATTTCAATTCTCTTATCAAAAGATTTCTGTATGTATCCCTTAACTCAGGATATTTTTTCAACTCAAGCAATTCTACCAGATAATTGAATCGCTTCTCAGCATCACTCAAACCATTTATAACTCTTGTTTCAAGTTCAAGAAAGTATCCGAGTTTATCAACCTTATCAAGATGAATTCTTGTATTATCATACAGATAAAGTTCTCTGATTTTTTTCACTTCAATTATCCGATCGAGAACCTTATCTAAAAATTTTTCTGCATCCGGAGTATTTATATCGAGCAAATAATAATCGGACCACCGCTTTTTTGATTTTTCATTACGGTTATAAAAAATCAAAGTCTGAGTTCCGTTTTCTATTCTTAATTTCAGCAAACCTTCTTTTACTTTGTAGTAAATATCTTTTTGCT
This genomic window contains:
- a CDS encoding PD-(D/E)XK nuclease family protein, whose translation is MILSKKNLKKIDIDFILNEKIQNEKLNETLIVVPTNRKVRSLKRELISLSPNGATANLHIHTLSTLSLGLFKITNLSEFFLLDDATAVVLLNKAFNKIKPSYFANYKDEIPAGTLDRIKNVISEYKRNGVSPDLLFELAENLSGSEKNKAIDIAKIYTEYFNECKQNNLFEIGDVYKFLNELSNKDFKKAFDELFNEVNFVLINGFDEFSNPEIELLNRISECRQDFFIQFDYYKFNSALFGHLDECFTKFQKKGFKEITDLSESQNLHFHSVIREKLFDYQKHKPQSVNEKIFIVNPATPEKEIEFIAKEIKRLLFEEKIPPEKICVAFNLISEHSKVVRDVFTEYGLPFNLTDRFALSESQPIIALINLLEIIENNFFYKNIFRTLSGRWIELDGIDLSNLLQVASNLKIVAGYNNWIETIDNALEEIKIINEDDERNFLPEENYLKAKEDIISIAEILNPFKSKLTVDEFRNELDNLIVRLQLIPKAINDHKDYAEKNVRAITSFVQTVHNLFELMKIEFGEKSKHSLSFYLRNIKTALQFARYNLREKIDSGILVTSINEIRGLNFDYLFIGGMTDGEFPTRYQPEIFLSGSFRKEDYKHILEERYHFYQALCTVKKVLYLTYPNSDERKQFTPSTFIKDLKDLVLTSEIKSSDYDFVIASEKELLSTIKKDEIKSEQVNKNLIAAGIEPENLIEEISIDEQRFQNPFDENPYNGFLSEQLSKESLEKLKALSDRTYSATQLEEYAKCPFQYFLRRILFIETIEEPTEEIEAFELGSVIHSILYTFYKTVKEQQRKVENCSEEEFAEFVQLIFSIAKKKTEHIKFSSPYSFFEYEKIFGINGNIQHSILYKFLEEEQKDKEGFKPEFFEIAFGRKNNSAVEVKLNEINFRGKIDRVDVNEDENLYKVIDYKLGGRKPSKDDLNLGISLQLPLYLYASKLLLKAEFKEEYRPASAEIYSLKIFKEEFGRKIVHNLQGRKFTLENYIQASEDLIKIFEEVVPHYIENIRRGVFNLSTLEKREEKVCGFCEFSSICRIRDVG
- a CDS encoding class IV adenylate cyclase translates to MARNLEIKVKLNSHKRIKKILSANNIKLAEMLKQKDIYYKVKEGLLKLRIENGTQTLIFYNRNEKSKKRWSDYYLLDINTPDAEKFLDKVLDRIIEVKKIRELYLYDNTRIHLDKVDKLGYFLELETRVINGLSDAEKRFNYLVELLELKKYPELRDTYRNLLIRELK